One window from the genome of Streptomyces sp. NBC_00287 encodes:
- a CDS encoding anti-sigma factor, with product MSQIAGEPATQDFVEVRLPAAGAYLSVLRTATAGLAARLDFTLDEIEDLRIAVDEACAILLQQAVPGSVLSCVFRLVDDSLEVTVSAPTTDGHAPSRDTFAWTVLSALAGKVSSAVDDDKTVSISLYKQRGAGPGPA from the coding sequence GTGTCCCAGATCGCAGGCGAGCCCGCGACCCAGGACTTCGTGGAAGTCCGGCTGCCGGCTGCGGGTGCCTACCTGTCGGTGCTGCGTACGGCGACTGCCGGTCTCGCGGCCCGTTTGGACTTCACCCTCGACGAGATCGAGGACCTGCGCATCGCGGTGGACGAGGCCTGCGCGATCCTGCTTCAGCAGGCCGTGCCCGGCTCGGTGCTCAGCTGTGTGTTCCGGCTCGTCGACGACTCACTGGAGGTCACCGTCTCGGCGCCGACCACAGACGGTCACGCACCGTCACGGGACACCTTCGCCTGGACCGTGCTGTCCGCCCTCGCGGGCAAGGTCTCCTCCGCCGTGGACGACGACAAGACCGTTTCGATCAGCCTCTACAAACAGCGCGGCGCGGGACCCGGGCCGGCGTGA
- a CDS encoding RNA polymerase sigma factor SigF, which yields MRDGDGPVRDEERGTRELPAENADDSVAPGGSRHLADGIEGIPEQARPHPEEDAASARAGFPDSAVQGSPQQRRIGGTPGRAETRARQRATGGTMSEHERDDDQGVPATQHEVQEREPQDRSGARAMFVELRKLKDGSPEYAELRNQLVRMHLPLVEHLARRFRNRGEPLDDLTQVATIGLIKSVDRFDPDRGVEFSTYATPTVVGEIKRHFRDKGWAVRVPRRLQELRLALTTATAELSQRHGRSPTVHELAEKLGISEEEVLEGLESANAYSTLSLDVPDTDDESPAVADTLGAYDEALEGVEYRESLKPLLEDLPPREKRILLLRFFGNMTQSQIAQEVGISQMHVSRLLARTLAQLREKLLVEE from the coding sequence GTGAGGGACGGGGACGGGCCGGTGCGGGACGAAGAGCGCGGCACACGGGAGCTGCCGGCCGAGAACGCCGACGATTCAGTCGCTCCGGGCGGTTCCCGACACTTGGCGGACGGCATTGAGGGCATTCCCGAGCAGGCCAGGCCGCACCCGGAGGAGGACGCGGCCTCCGCGCGGGCGGGTTTCCCGGACAGCGCCGTGCAGGGCTCGCCTCAACAGAGGCGGATCGGGGGCACCCCCGGCCGGGCTGAGACGAGAGCTCGACAGAGGGCGACGGGCGGGACGATGAGCGAGCACGAGCGAGACGACGATCAGGGCGTGCCGGCCACGCAGCACGAGGTACAGGAACGCGAGCCGCAGGACCGCAGCGGAGCGCGCGCCATGTTCGTCGAGCTGCGCAAGCTGAAGGACGGCAGCCCGGAGTACGCGGAGCTGCGCAACCAGCTGGTCCGGATGCATCTGCCGCTCGTCGAGCACCTCGCCCGCCGCTTCCGCAACCGCGGCGAGCCGCTGGACGACCTCACCCAGGTCGCCACCATCGGTCTGATCAAGTCCGTCGACCGCTTCGACCCGGACCGCGGGGTCGAGTTCTCCACATATGCGACCCCGACGGTCGTCGGCGAGATCAAGCGGCACTTCCGCGACAAGGGCTGGGCGGTGCGCGTCCCGCGCCGGCTGCAGGAGCTGCGCCTCGCGCTCACCACCGCCACGGCGGAGCTCTCGCAGCGGCACGGCCGCTCTCCCACGGTCCATGAGCTGGCCGAGAAGCTGGGCATCTCGGAGGAGGAGGTCCTGGAGGGCCTGGAGTCGGCCAACGCGTACTCCACGCTGTCTCTGGACGTCCCGGACACCGACGACGAGTCCCCGGCGGTCGCGGACACGCTGGGCGCGTACGACGAGGCCCTGGAGGGCGTCGAGTACCGCGAGTCGCTCAAGCCGCTCCTCGAGGACCTGCCGCCGCGCGAGAAGCGGATCCTGCTACTGCGCTTCTTCGGCAACATGACCCAGTCGCAGATCGCGCAGGAGGTCGGAATCTCGCAGATGCATGTGTCGCGCCTGCTGGCGCGCACGCTGGCCCAGCTGCGGGAGAAGCTCCTCGTGGAGGAGTGA
- a CDS encoding Na+/H+ antiporter, with product MDVMPLLLLVAGSAAVAAAARRTPIPAPLLLVAVGLVVSYLPGVPDYTLDPHIVLPLILPPLLHTAATDSSYLDLRAQLRPVALLSVGYVLFATFAVGWAAYLIVPDLPLTAALVLGAVVAPPDAVAATAVARRVGLPSRITTILQGESLVNDATAITAYRVALAAAVGEGATWAGGIGEFLVAAIGGIGIGLVLMVPIHWLRIHVKEALLQNTLSLLIPFVAYAVAEQVHASGVLAVVVVALWLGHRAWEVDFATRLQEEAVWKMVAFVLESAVFALIGLQLPVVLKGLGEYEGGRAAGYAIVIFLVVVVSRFVWVYPATFLPRIMSARIREREENPTWKGPFVIAWAGMRGVVSLAIAFSIPLTVHGGEDFPERNLILFLTFTTVIGTLVVQGVTLPPLIRVLKLPGRDVQAETLAEANAQAQASRAAESRLDELLSDERNALPPPLADRLRTVLERRRNAVWERLGQVNPVTGETVDDTYRRLSREMIGAERAVFVRLRDGRYIDDEMLRTLLRRLDLEEAAAFREAE from the coding sequence ATGGACGTGATGCCGCTGCTGTTGTTGGTGGCGGGCAGCGCCGCGGTCGCCGCGGCCGCCCGGCGGACCCCGATTCCCGCGCCGCTGCTGCTGGTCGCGGTGGGGCTCGTGGTGTCGTATCTGCCGGGGGTGCCCGATTACACCCTCGACCCGCACATCGTGCTGCCGCTCATCCTGCCGCCGCTGCTGCACACGGCCGCCACCGACAGCTCCTACCTGGACCTGAGGGCGCAACTGCGGCCCGTCGCGCTGCTGTCGGTCGGGTACGTGCTCTTCGCGACCTTCGCCGTGGGCTGGGCCGCCTATCTGATCGTGCCCGATCTGCCGCTGACCGCGGCCCTGGTGCTGGGCGCGGTGGTGGCGCCGCCCGACGCGGTCGCGGCCACGGCCGTCGCACGCCGGGTGGGGCTGCCGTCGAGGATCACCACGATCCTCCAGGGCGAGTCCCTGGTGAACGACGCGACCGCGATCACCGCCTACCGGGTGGCGCTCGCGGCCGCGGTCGGCGAGGGCGCCACCTGGGCCGGCGGCATCGGCGAGTTCCTGGTCGCGGCGATCGGCGGCATCGGCATCGGCCTGGTGCTCATGGTGCCGATCCACTGGTTGCGCATCCACGTGAAAGAAGCGCTGCTGCAGAACACGCTGTCGCTGCTGATCCCGTTCGTCGCCTACGCCGTCGCCGAGCAGGTGCACGCCTCCGGGGTGCTCGCGGTCGTGGTCGTCGCGCTCTGGCTGGGACACCGCGCGTGGGAGGTCGATTTCGCCACCCGCCTCCAGGAGGAGGCCGTGTGGAAGATGGTTGCCTTCGTCCTGGAGTCGGCGGTGTTCGCCCTCATCGGACTGCAGCTGCCGGTGGTCCTCAAGGGCCTCGGGGAGTACGAGGGAGGCCGCGCGGCCGGGTACGCGATCGTCATCTTCCTGGTGGTCGTCGTCTCGCGGTTCGTGTGGGTGTATCCGGCGACCTTCCTGCCGCGCATCATGTCGGCCCGGATCCGGGAGCGGGAGGAGAATCCGACCTGGAAGGGGCCCTTCGTCATCGCCTGGGCCGGGATGCGGGGCGTGGTCTCGCTCGCCATCGCCTTCTCCATCCCGCTCACCGTGCACGGCGGCGAGGACTTCCCCGAGCGCAATCTGATCCTGTTCCTGACCTTCACCACGGTCATCGGCACCCTCGTCGTCCAGGGCGTCACCCTCCCGCCGCTGATCCGCGTACTGAAGCTGCCCGGCCGCGACGTACAGGCCGAGACCCTCGCCGAGGCCAACGCCCAGGCCCAGGCCTCCCGGGCCGCCGAGAGCCGCCTCGACGAACTCCTCTCCGACGAACGCAACGCCCTGCCGCCCCCGCTCGCCGACCGCCTCCGCACCGTCCTCGAACGCCGCCGCAACGCCGTCTGGGAGCGCCTCGGCCAGGTCAATCCGGTCACCGGCGAAACCGTCGACGACACCTATCGCCGACTGTCCCGCGAAATGATCGGCGCCGAGCGGGCGGTCTTCGTGAGGCTCCGGGACGGCCGCTACATCGACGACGAAATGCTGCGCACGCTGCTGCGTCGCCTGGACCTGGAGGAGGCGGCGGCGTTCCGGGAGGCGGAGTGA
- a CDS encoding tetratricopeptide repeat protein — translation MENVYYGVGATAPRIAWPHVVGVLPTEAHCFQSRAAADTVTDTPRCRILSGLGGVGKTQLAARWARKALQTEAVDLLVWVNAGTRQSIEAAYAQAAHEVDGADPADLRRAVEHFLAWLQRTRRRWMIVLDDLADPGDLRGLWPPDRFEGQVVVTTRRRDAALLGQGRAVIAVAPFTPAESLAYLRTKLAAHGRTRPDPHAAELAAELGHLPLALAQAAAYLADQGLPCAQYLARLRDRRRSLADVLPEHDGLPDDHRETVAAVWGLSVERADRLRPRGLARPLLELASVLDSNGIPCSVLTGEAARVYATAVMTPEPPDDLTRQQLLDRIPAENAADALRNLNRLSLVSLAGEGDEQTVRVHALVQRATRESLEPDHFAELAHMAGSALFFAWPPGVYAQTLPRAQLLRDNVDALYAVSKDAVWAVDGYHIFIHSAGTYGHAGMASRAVTLFKELYEAAVRHLGADHRDTIQIQTDLGYWQTHGGDVDSAADDLMAALVAARSKYGDDHMETIEISGHLATLMGHLGAPLTAAELFENLLEALQRGHPEERSRIAEARFHAVFWRGMAHPDPHCVDALTKRYDELCAETGAESEGVVGAAHNLASLRAECGDLKGALAALEEVLRIEVRSRGEDHPQTLITRHNLAAYRAEAGDIARAEDELEAVLRDRRRVLGEEHPSTANTLRALSELREGDVRG, via the coding sequence GTGGAGAACGTCTACTACGGCGTCGGCGCGACGGCGCCGCGGATCGCGTGGCCGCATGTGGTGGGCGTACTGCCGACCGAGGCCCACTGCTTTCAGTCCCGTGCGGCCGCCGACACCGTGACGGACACACCGAGGTGCCGGATCCTCTCGGGCCTCGGCGGGGTCGGCAAGACCCAACTGGCGGCCCGCTGGGCCCGGAAGGCGCTGCAGACGGAGGCAGTTGACCTGCTGGTCTGGGTCAACGCCGGAACCAGACAGAGCATCGAGGCCGCCTACGCCCAGGCCGCCCACGAGGTCGACGGCGCGGACCCGGCCGACCTCAGGCGGGCGGTGGAGCACTTCCTCGCCTGGCTCCAGCGGACCCGGCGGCGCTGGATGATCGTGCTGGACGACCTCGCCGACCCCGGGGACCTGCGCGGACTGTGGCCGCCCGATCGCTTTGAGGGCCAGGTCGTGGTCACCACGCGCCGAAGGGACGCCGCCCTGCTCGGGCAGGGACGTGCCGTCATCGCCGTCGCGCCGTTCACCCCGGCCGAGTCCCTGGCCTACCTGCGGACGAAGCTGGCCGCCCACGGACGGACCCGGCCGGACCCGCACGCCGCGGAACTCGCCGCCGAACTCGGTCATCTGCCGCTCGCACTGGCACAGGCCGCGGCCTACCTCGCCGACCAGGGGCTGCCCTGCGCGCAGTACCTGGCGCGGCTGCGGGACCGCCGTAGATCCCTCGCGGACGTCCTGCCGGAGCACGACGGTCTGCCCGACGACCACAGGGAGACCGTTGCCGCCGTATGGGGGCTGTCCGTCGAGCGGGCCGACCGGCTGCGCCCCCGGGGTCTGGCCCGTCCGCTGCTGGAACTGGCCTCGGTGCTCGACTCCAACGGCATCCCCTGCTCCGTGCTCACCGGTGAAGCCGCGCGCGTGTACGCGACCGCCGTCATGACGCCGGAGCCGCCGGACGACCTGACGAGGCAGCAACTCCTGGACCGGATACCGGCTGAGAACGCGGCCGACGCTCTCCGGAACCTGAACCGGCTCAGCCTGGTCAGCCTCGCCGGTGAGGGCGACGAGCAGACCGTCCGCGTGCACGCGCTCGTGCAGCGCGCCACCCGGGAGTCCCTGGAGCCCGATCACTTCGCGGAGTTGGCGCACATGGCTGGCTCCGCGCTCTTCTTCGCCTGGCCGCCCGGGGTGTACGCGCAGACGCTGCCGCGCGCCCAGCTGCTCCGGGACAACGTCGACGCCCTGTACGCCGTCTCGAAGGACGCCGTGTGGGCCGTGGACGGGTACCACATCTTCATCCACAGCGCCGGGACGTACGGCCACGCAGGTATGGCCTCCAGGGCCGTCACCCTCTTCAAGGAGCTGTACGAGGCCGCTGTCCGTCACCTGGGTGCCGATCACCGGGACACGATCCAGATCCAGACGGATCTCGGGTACTGGCAGACCCATGGCGGGGATGTGGACAGCGCGGCCGACGATCTGATGGCGGCGCTGGTCGCGGCGCGGAGCAAGTACGGCGACGATCACATGGAAACGATCGAGATCAGCGGCCATCTGGCCACGCTCATGGGGCACTTGGGCGCCCCGCTCACGGCCGCCGAGCTGTTCGAGAACCTGCTGGAGGCGTTGCAGCGCGGTCATCCGGAGGAGCGGAGTCGTATCGCCGAGGCGCGGTTCCATGCCGTGTTCTGGCGCGGCATGGCGCACCCGGATCCGCACTGCGTCGACGCCCTGACCAAGCGCTACGACGAACTGTGCGCCGAGACGGGCGCCGAGAGCGAGGGGGTCGTCGGGGCAGCGCACAACCTGGCCAGTCTCCGCGCCGAATGCGGAGACCTGAAGGGCGCGCTCGCCGCCCTCGAAGAGGTGCTGCGGATCGAAGTGCGCAGCCGGGGCGAGGATCATCCCCAGACGCTGATCACCCGCCACAATCTGGCCGCCTACCGCGCGGAGGCGGGGGACATCGCCCGCGCGGAGGACGAGTTGGAGGCCGTGTTGCGCGATCGGCGGCGCGTGCTGGGGGAGGAGCATCCCAGCACCGCGAACACCCTGCGCGCGCTGAGCGAGCTGCGGGAAGGCGACGTCAGGGGGTGA
- a CDS encoding UBP-type zinc finger domain-containing protein has product MKQCTHADVLPHPEPGPLSETCPECLADGTHPVQLRLCLTCGHVGCCDSSPGRHATEHHKDSGHPVMRTFEPGESWRWCFVDHVLV; this is encoded by the coding sequence ATGAAACAGTGCACGCATGCCGACGTGCTGCCCCACCCGGAACCCGGCCCGCTGAGCGAGACGTGTCCGGAGTGCCTGGCGGACGGTACCCACCCGGTACAGCTGCGACTGTGCCTCACCTGCGGTCACGTCGGCTGCTGCGACTCCTCGCCCGGACGGCACGCGACCGAGCACCACAAGGATTCCGGGCATCCGGTGATGCGTACCTTCGAGCCCGGTGAGAGCTGGCGGTGGTGCTTTGTGGACCACGTCCTGGTGTAA